Below is a genomic region from Fusobacterium canifelinum.
TTAAATGGACTAAAATCTTATGGAATTTCAGTAGGAACTCCATTCTTTGCAAAATTTGCAAGAGTTGGACTAGCTGATGATGTTTCAGAAGTTTTAGGAGCAGAAGTTACTTGTATATTAATTGGAGAAAGACCAGGACTTGCAACAGCTGAAAGTATGAGTGCGTACATTATGTATAAAGGATATGTAGGTATTCCAGAAGCTAAGAGAACAGTTGTATCTAATATTCATATAAAAGGTACACCAGCAGCGGAAGCAGGAGCACATATAGCACATATTATTAAAAAAGTTTTAGATGCAAAAGCAAGTGGACAAGATTTAAAATTGTAATTTTGCAGTAAAAGTAGTTCATTACTGAGTAGATTTCTTAACAATAAAAAATCAAGAGTTCGCTGCAAATTCGCTAAACTCGTTTCACTCAAACAAAGCGAGATTTGCTCGGCTCACCCTATTTGATTTTTTATTTAAAATCTACAATCGTAATTCACTTACTTTTACTAGATATTATATATAATAAAGTAAAGGTATGGAGGTTAAAATGATAAACGATCCTTTAAGAGCCAGTGTATTATCTGTAAAGTTAATACCAAATGTAGATGCTAAAATGGCAGAAGAATTAAATCTTCCAAATGGTTACAGAAGTATTGGAATTATTACTGCTGACAGTGATGATGTTACTTATACAGCATTAGATGAAGCAACAAAAATGGCAGAAGTAGTAATTGTATATGCTAAATCATTCTATGGAGGAGCAGCTAATGCTAATACAAAATTAGCAGGAGAAGTAATAGGAATAATGGCAGGACCAAATCCAGCAGAAGTAAAAAGTGGATTAAATGCAGCAGTTGATTTTATTGAAAATGGAGCATGTTTCTACAGTGCAAATGAAGATGATACAGTTCCTTACTATGCACACTGTGTATCAAGAACAGGAAGTTACTTATCTAAGACAGCAGGAGTAGAAGAAGGAGCAGCATTAGCTTACCTAATTGCACCACCTTTGGAAGCAATGTATGCACTAGATGCTGCATTAAAAGCAGCTGATGTAACACTTGCAGCTTTCTTTGGACCACCTTCTGAAACAAACTTTGGAGGAGGATTATTAACAGGAAGTCAATCAGCTTGTAAATCTGCTTGTGATGCTTTTGCAGAAGCAGTTAAGTTTGTAGCACAAAATCCTAAAAAAATCTAAGGAGTAAATTATGAAAGCACTTGGACTAATAGAAACAAGGGGAATGGTTGGTGCTATTGTAGCAGCTGATATAGCTTTAAAAACTGCACAGGTCGAACTTATAAATAAAGAACATACAAAAGGTGGACTTGTATGTATTGAATTCGAAGGAGATGTGGCAGCTGTTAAAGCTTCAGTAGAAGCAGCAGTAACAGCTATAAAAGATCTGGGTATCTATGTAGGTAGTCATGTAATACCAAGACCTGATGATTCTGTTGAAAAAATTATTAAAAGAAAAAATCAAACTTCTAAAGAAGAAGTTATTGAAGAAAAAACAAAAAAAGAAACTAAGGATGTAGAAGAAGAATCTTTAGAAAGTACTGAATTAAAAAATATTGAAGAAGAAATTGAAGAAATCAATGAAATCTTAAAAGTTAGTAAAAACAAAAAAACAAAAAATAAAAAATAAAAATTTTAAAAGTAAAAAGGAGAGATGAATATTATGTCAACATTAAACGCATTAGGAATGATAGAAACTAAAGGATTAGTAGCAGCAGTAGAAGCAGCAGACGCTATGGTAAAGGCAGCAAACGTAACACTTGTAGGTAAAGAACTTGTAGGTGGAGGATTAGTAACTGTTATGGTAAGAGGAGATGTTGGAGCAGTTAAAGCTGCAACAGATGCAGGAGCAGCTGCAGCTGATAGAGTTGGAGAATTAATATCTGTACATGTAATACCAAGACCTCACTCAGAAGTGGAATTAATATTACCAAAAAGCAACAACTAAAATTTCATAGGGTGACGACTGTCACCCTTATTTTGAATAAGGCTAAATTTATTATTCAAAATAAGTGTAATATTTAAGTGGTAGAGAGGTAGAATGGAGGATTAGAATGGATAGAGATTTATTATCAATCCAACAGGTAAGAGATTTAGTAAAGGCTGCTAAAGTGGCACAAAAACTTTATTCAACTTTTACACAAGAACAAATAGACAGAGTGGTTTATGCAATAGTTCAAGAAATGAAAAATCACTATGTAGACCTAGCAAAAAAAGCCAATGAAGAAACAGGATTTGGTAAATGGGAAGATAAAGTAATAAAAAACAAATTTGCAAATGAATTTGTTTATGATTATATAAAAGATATGAAAACTGTTGGTATCTTAAATGAAACAGATACTGTAACAGAAGTAGGAGTACCTATGGGAATTGTAGCAGCACTAACACCTTCTACAAACCCAACTTCAACAGCAATTTATAAGACTTTAATTTCATTAAAAGCTGGAAATGCTGTTATAGTAAGTCCTCACCCAAATGCCAAAAACTGTGTTATAGATACAGTTAAATTAATGCAAAAAGCAGCTGTTGCAGCAGGAGCTCCAGAAGGATTGATAGGTGTTATTGAAATACCTACAATAGAAGGAACAAATGAATTAATGAAATCTAAAGATACTTCAATAATTCTTGCAACTGGTGGAGAAGCAATGGTAAGAGCAGCATACAGTTCTGGTAGACCAGCTATTGGGGTTGGACCAGGAAATGGACCTGCTTATATAGAGAAAACTGCAAATGTAAAAGAAGCAGTAAGAAAAATAATTGAAAGTAAAACTTTTGACAATGGTGTAATCTGTGCTTCAGAACAATCTGTAATTGTTGAACCTTGCAATAAGGAAGCAGTAATGGATGAATTTAGAAGACAAGGAGGATTCTTCTTATCAAAAGAGGAAAGTGAAAAACTAGGTAAATTTATTTTAAGACCAAATGGAACTATGAATCCTCAAATAGTTGGTAAAGATGCACAAACATTAGCTAAATTAGCAGGTTTAAATATACCATCAAATGTAAAAGTATTATTGTCAGAACAAAATACAGTTTCTAAAACAAATCCTTATTCAAGGGAAAAATTAACAACAATTCTAGCTTTCTATGTTGAAGAAAATGCAGAAAAAGCTTGTGAAAGAGCAATAGAATTACTTGAAAATGAAGGAGAAGGACATACTCTAATAATTCACTCTGAAAATAAAGATATTATAAAAGAGTTCGCTTTAAAAAAACCTGTATCAAGAATGTTAGTAAATGTAGGAGGTTCACTTGGAGGAGTTGGAGCTACAACTAATCTAGCGCCAGCATTTACATTAGGTTGTGGAGCAGTTGGAGGAAGTTCAACTTCTGATAATATAACTCCTATGAATTTAATAAACATTAGAAGAGTAGCAACTGGAGTTAGGGAATTATCAGACTTCAAAAAAGATACAAATACAAATTCTAGTTCAAGTGTAACAAATTCTGAAGTAGAAGAAATGATTAGAAGAATAATTGCAGAATACAGAAGATAAAACTTAAAAATAGTTCGTTACTGAATAGATTTCTTAACGATAAAAAATCAAGAGTTCGCTGCAAATCTGGCAAACTTGTCAACAAGTTGACTTCAAACACGCCAGCATTTGCTCGGCTCACTCTGTTTGATTTTTTTCTAAAATCTACAATCGTAACTCACTTATTTTTATAAGCTTTTTACTAATAAAAGTAAGGTAAGATGGAGGAAGAGTAATGGTTCTATCAGAAGATATTTTAAAAATTAAATATAGAAAAGAACCTTTTGATGTTTTTGAAATTGAAAAGGGAACTCTTTTAACACCATCAGCTAAGCAATTTTTAAATGAAAAAGGGATAGAATTAGTAATAAAAGGTGAAAAACCCCTTGTTTTAACTAAGAGTGAAGAAGATAATGTTGAAACAGAAGAAAAAATCTTTTATGAAAAACCTAAATATGTTGGAAAAAATGGTGAATGCTATTTTGAAAAACCAGAATATATGACAGTGGTTGATGGAAATGTTCTGATCTCTAAAAACAGCAAACTTATTGCTCTAAGAGGGAAAATAGAAACATTTTTAGCAGAAATACTGTTGACTGGAAAAGAAATAGAACTAACTTCCAATAATGACAAACTTATAAGAGATATTGAAACCATTATAAAATTTATACAAAATATAATGGTTGCTGAAAAATTAGATAAGATTTTGGAAAATCAAACTTTCTTTGATTCAAAATCTATAAAAGATATTAAAGAAATAATAGAAAATCCTAAAGAATATTTTAAAAAGGGACATCTATTAGAAATATCATTAAATAGTGACTTAACTATTCATAAATTAAATAGGCTTAGATTTTTAGCAAGAGAGTTAGAAATTCAAGCTATTGATTATTTTGTTGAAGATTATAAGGTTAGTAGAAAAGATTTATTAGAGGCATTCAATATTTTAAGTGATGTTATCTATATAATCATTCTAAAAGTTGATAATGGAGAATATAGATAAAAATTATTACATTCAACTTTGATAATATAAATAAAAAAAATAAGTGAATTGCATTCTAAATTTTAGATGAAAAATTAAAGCAAATGAGCCGAGCAAATCTCGCTATGTCTGAACAAAGTGAGTTTAGCGAATTTGCAGCGAATGTTAATTTTTCATTGTTAAGAAATTTAGCTAGCAATGAACTATTTTTGAATGAGGTAATGATGAACAACTTTGATGAAAACTATATAATTGAATTAGTAAAAAAAGAATTAAGTAGGTATTTAACAGACCAAGGAATAGAAATCAAAAAAGAAGTATATTTCCTTGGAGATGATCATGAAATAAAAGAACAGCTAAGTCAAAAATTTAATTTTTCAGAAAGTGCGAAAACACTTATTGTTTCACAATTAAGTTTAAAAAATTTATATAATATCTCTAATGCAGTATATGAAAATGAGTATGAAGAAAAAATTATAAAATTTCTTTTAGAAAATAAAGAGATAGTAATTATAAAAGAAGGAATAGAATACTCAAAATATGGAAATATTCCTCTTGCAGTTCAAAAAAAATATGAAGAATATTTAGAAAAAATAAAAAATTATGGAATAAAAGTTGAAAATAAAGATTTCTGCATAAATTCTTTAACGCAAAAAGAAGAAGTATATGGCAAAAAATTATTGGACTTAAATAAACTAAAAGAATTGGAAGCTAATGGTATGAGAAGAATAATAGTTGAAAATTCAATAGTTACAAGTTCAGCAGAAGAATATGCAAAAGAAAAGAATATTGAAATTATAAAGAGGAGATAATATGCTTATAGGTGAAGTTATTGGGAATGTTTGGGCAACAAAGAAATATGATGGCTTAGATGGATTAAAATTTTTAATTGTAAAAACTGAGGATAATAAAAGAATGGTAGCCTTTGATTCAGTTGGAGCAGGGATAGGAGAAAAAGTAATAATTTCTACTGGAAGTTCAGCAAGAAATGTTCTTAATATGAGAGATATACCTGTTGATGCTGCTATCATCGGAATAATAGATGGAATGGATGAAGAATAATAAGGTGAGTGTATGTCAAAGAGATTTATAACTTTAAAAGATGTAGAAGAACAAATTAGTAATGGAAAAATCTATTTAGATAAAAAAGCAATCTTATCATCTTCTTTGCAAGACTACATAAGAGAACGTAATATTCAAGTTGTTTATGGAGAAGAAACTTGTTCAGTAAAACCTTCTATTGAAGATTGTGCTTGTTTAAAAGCAGAAGTAAATAACACAAATTCAAAAGCAGATGATTTTGCAGAAGTAGCAAGAATGGTTGTTAAAATTCTAAAAAATGATTATGGAATACAAGATGAAAAAAAGATAATGCAAGTTATAAAAATTATAAGAGAGGTACTTAAATAATGGGAATAAATGAGATTATTATTTATATAATGGTATTTTTTATGGCAGTTGGTGCCTTAGATAAATGTATAGGAAACAAATTTGGTTATGGTGAAAAGTTTGAAGAAGGAATTATGGCTATGGGAGCTCTAGCTCTATCTATGGTTGGAATAGTTTCTCTTGCACCAGTTTTAGCAAACATTTTAAGACCAATAGTTGGACCAGTATATTCAGCATTAGGAGCAGATCCTGCAATGTTTGCTACAACATTATTGGCAAATGACATGGGAGGATACCCTCTTGCAATGAGTCTTGCACAAGATCCAATGGTTGGAAAATTTGCAGGATTAATATTAGGTTCAATGATGGGAGCAACAGTAGTTTTCACAATACCAGTTGCTTTAGGAATTATAGAAAAAGAAGATAGACCATATTTAGCAAAAGGAGTTCTTGCAGGTATGGTTGCAATACCTTTTGGTTGTTTTGTAGGAGGACTTGTTGCAGGTTTTCCAGTTATGATTATTTTAAGAAACTTAATACCAATTATAATATTTGCAGTATTAATTATAATAGGACTATGGTTTATACCTGAAAAAATGACAACAGGATTTACTTATTTTGGAACAGGAGTTGTAGTAGTTATTACAATAGGTTTAGCAGCAGCAATAATTGAAAATCTAACAGGATTTGTTGTTATTCCTGGAATGGCACCTATTGGAGAAGGTATGGGAATAATCTGGTCAATAGCTATAGTACTTGCCGGAGCATTCCCATTAGTACACTTCATAACAAAAGTATTTAAAAAACCTTTAGAAAAAGTTGGAGAAAAATTAGGAATGAATGAAATAGGAGCAGCAGGACTTGTTGCGTCACTTGCTAATAATATTCCAATGTTTGGTATGATGAAAGATATGGATCCTAATGGAAAAGTAATGAACGTAGCTTTTGCTGTATGTGCTGCTTTCGTATTTGGTGACCACTTAGGATTTACAGGTGGAGTGGATAAAGCTATGATAGCACCAATGATAGCAGGAAAACTTGCAGGAGGAATTTTAGCAATAATAATAGCTAAAATATTATTTACTACTAAAAAGGCAAAATAAGAGGTAGACAATGGATAAGGAATTATTAGAAGAATTAATAAGAAAAGTAATAAAAGAAGAATTAGGAAAAACTGAACAAGCAGAATCTGAATATAAGCAAATGGACAAAAGTGGTGTTGGAGTAGTTAAATTAAACCAAATGAGAAAAAGAGTGAAGATGGATACAGGAAATCCAAAAGATCAAGTTACAACAACTGATTTATTCACTTTACAAGAAAGTCCTAGATTAGGAGCAGGTTTAATGGAAATGAAAGAAACTACATTTCCTTGGACATTGACTTATGATGAGTTAGACTATATAATCGAAGGAAGACTAGAAATTCTGATAGATGGAAGAAAGGTCGTTGGAGAAGCAGGAGATGTTATCTTGATACCTAAAAACTCTAAAATAGAATTTAGCGTGCCTAACTATGCAAAATTCTTGTATTTTGTATATCCAGCAAACTGGTCTGAACTATAATATAAAAAGGTGTGGTTATAATTATGTCTATTGAAAGTTCTTGTGTAAGACTGGATGAAGGAAGATGGAATCCTAAGAATAGAGAAGTATTGGAAAAATTGATAGAGAAGTATAGAGATACAAATAGCTATGCAGTTTTTGATTGGGATAATACCTCTATTCAAGGAGATACTCAATTAAATTTATTTATATATCAAATTGAAAACTTAGTATATAAATTAAATCCACAAAAATTTAATGAAGTTATTAGAAAAAATGTTCCTACAAATGATTTTGAAAAAAGATATAAAAATTTAGATGGAGAAGTATTAAATGTTACAAAGTTAGCAAATGATATTTATAAGGATTATACTTTTCTCTATGAAAATTATATCTCAGATAAAAAACTTTCTTTAGAAGAAATTAGAGATACAGAAGAATTTAAAGATTTTAGAGCAAAAATGCATTATTTACATAACGCTTTACCTGGAAACTTTTCAGCTGAACTTGCTTGTTTATGGGAATTTTACTTATTGAGTGGAATGACAAAAGATGAAGTAAAAAGCCTAGCAAAAGAGTCAAATGATGCTAAACTTGGAGAAGCAATAGGAGATGTTATTGTAGAATCAAGTAGAGTTTTAACTGGTGAAGCAGGAATAGTTAGAGGAATTTATGATAATGGACTAAGAATAAGACCAGAAATGGCTAATTTATATCATGAACTTAAAAGAAATGGTATAGATGTCTACATAATATCTGCCTCAATGCAGGAGTTAATAGAAGTTTTTGCAACAGATAAATCATATGGATATAATTTAGATTTAGAAAATATATATGCAATGAAATTAAAATCAACAACAGACAATATCTTATTAGATGAATATAATTATGATATTCCTTTTACTCAAAGAGAAGGAAAGTCTGAGACTATAAATAAGTTTATAAGACCTAAATACAATGGTAGAGGACCTATTCTTGTTGCTGGAGATGCTGTTGGTGATGAAAGCATGTTAACAGAATTTGAAGATACAAAAGTATTATTACTTATGAAAAGAGAAGGAAAACTAGATGATGTAGCAAAAGATGGTAGAGCATTAATCCAAAAAAGAAATGCCCAAACAGGTTTGTTAGATCCAAAGAATTAGTATAATTCAGGGGGAAAAATGAAAGAATTTAGACTACAACCTAAAATATTATTTGGAGAAGATTCTTTAGACTATTTGAAAACACTAGAATACAAGAAAGTTATGATAGTGACTGATGAAGTCATGACACAATTAAAATTAACAGATTTTGTTACAAATAGTTTATCTTCAACAACTGAAATAAAAATTTTTGATAAAGTTGAGCCTAATCCAAGTATGACAACAATAGAAAATGGTTTAAAAGATTTCATTGATTTTGAGCCACAATGTGTTATTGCATTAGGTGGAGGTTCTTCAATAGATGCTTGTAAGGCAATATTATATTTTTCTTATGAGCTGTATAAAAAATTAAAGTTAAACAAAAAAATATTTTTTATTGCAATTCCCACAACAAGTGGAACAGGTTCAGAAGTAACTTCATATAGTGTTGTAACTAAGGGAGAACATAAAATAGCCTTAGCAAATGATTTAATGTTACCAGATGTAGCATTATTAAGTACGAAATTTTTAGGTGCTTTACCAGCAAAAGTTGTTGCAGATACAGGAATGGATGTTTTAACTCATGCACTTGAAGCTTATGTTTCAACAAATGCTAATCCATTTGCAACTTCACTTGCAATAAAGTCAATTAAGTTGATTTTTGAAAATTTAGTAACACACTATAATGATAGGAAAATTGAAGGAGCAAAAGAAAATGTTCAATTTGCTTCTTGTATGGCAGGAATAGCTTTTGATAATTCTTCACTTGGAATAAATCATAGTATTGCACATACTGTTGGAGCAAAGTTCCATATAGCACATGGAAGAGCCAATGCTATTATTATGCCTTATGTAATTGAGGTTAATACTGAAGCAAATAAGAAATATTATGAAGTTTCAAGAGAATTAGGTTTACCAGCTGATACTATTGAAGAAGGAAAATCTTCACTTTTAAGCTTTGTAAGAATTCTAAAAGAAAAATTAGGTATTGAAAAATGCTTAAAAGACTATGGAGTAGACTTTGAGATTTTTAAAAGAGAAATTCCAAATATGTTATCAGATATAAAGAAAGATATTTGTACAACATACAATCCAAACAAATTAAGTGATGAAGAATATATAAGATTACTTTTAAAAATTTATTTTGGAGAATAATAGATATAAGAAAAGCTATTGAAATTTGTATTTCAGTAGCTTTTTACTTATGTGACTACATCACTGAAAAAATAAAATATCTATTTTATAATGTATACATAAATGATAGTATATAAAAAAATAAATTTTAGGAGGACATAAAATGGCAATTGTAAAAGGAACAAAAGAAAATTTTGAAGCAGAAGTATTAAAAGCAAATGGAGTTGTAGTAGTTGACTTTGGAGCAAACTGGTGTGGACCTTGTAAAAGTTTAGTACCTATATTAGATGAAATTGTTGAAGAAGATCCAAACAAGAAAATAGTAAAAGTAGATATAGATGAACAAGAAGAATTAGCAGCTCAATATAAGATTATGAGTGTACCTACTTTATTAGTTTTTAGAAATGGAGAAATTATTGATAAATCAATAGGTTTAATTCAAAAACATGAAGTAAAAGCTTTATTTGCAAAATAATAAATTAATTATATAAGAAAATCTGGCTATTAAAGCCAGATTTTTTATTGTAAAATAATGATAAAAATTAGTAATATGTAAAAATCAACAAAAAAAATTAAAAAAAATAAAAAAATATTGTTGACAAAAACTAGGAATAATGTTAATATAGTTGATGTCAATGCGACAAGGACATTAGCAACAGAATAGAGAAAAGACAAAAAAGCAACCATAAAATTTGGTGTTAAATAAAAATAGCAAAATGAGCTATTAAAAAGATTGAACGAAGAGTTTGATCCTGGCTCAGGATGAACGCTGACAGAATGCTTAACACATGCAAGTCTACTTGAATTTGGGTTTTTTAACTTCGATTTGGGTGGCGGACGGGTGAGTAACGCGTAAAGAACTTGCCTCACAGCTAGGGACAACATTTGGAAACGAATGCTAATACCTAATATTATGATTTTAGGGCATCCTAGAATTATGAAAGCTATATGCGCTGTGAGAGAGCTTTGCGTCCCATTAGCTAGTTGGAGAGGTAACGGCTCACCAAGGCGATGATGGGTAGCCGGCCTGAGAGGGTGATCGGCCACAAGGGGACTGAGACACGGCCCTTACTCCTACGGGAGGCAGCAGTGGGGAATATTGGACAATGGACCAAGAGTCTGATCCAGCAATTCTGTGTGCACGATGAAGTTTTTCGGAATGTAAAGTGCTTTCAGTTGGGAAGAAAAAAATGACGGTACCAACAGAAGAAGTGACGGCTAAATACGTGCCAGCAGCCGCGGTAATACGTATGTCACAAGCGTTATCCGGATTTATTGGGCGTAAAGCGCGTCTAGGTGGTTATGTAAGTCTGATGTGAAAATGCAGGGCTCAACTCTGTATTGCGTTGGAAACTGTGTAACTAGAGTACTGGAGAGGTAAGCGGAACTACAAGTGTAGAGGTGAAATTCGTAGATATTTGTAGGAATGCCGATGGGGAAGCCAGCTTACTGGACAGATACTGACGCTGAAGCGCGAAAGCGTGGGTAGCAAACAGGATTAGATACCCTGGTAGTCCACGCCGTAAACGATGATTACTAGGTGTTGGGGGTCGAACCTCAGCGCCCAAGCAAACGCGATAAGTAATCCGCCTGGGGAGTACGTACGCAAGTATGAAACTCAAAGGAATTGACGGGGACCCGCACAAGCGGTGGAGCATGTGGTTTAATTCGACGCAACGCGAGGAACCTTACCAGCGTTTGACATCTTAGGAATGAGACAGAGATGTTTCAGTGTCCCTTCGGGGAAACCTAAAGACAGGTGGTGCATGGCTGTCGTCAGCTCGTGTCGTGAGATGTTGGGTTAAGTCCCGCAACGAGCGCAACCCTTTTCGTATGTTACCATCATTAAGTTGGGGACTCATGCGATACTGCCTACGATGAGTAGGAGGAAGGTGGGGATGACGTCAAGTCATCATGCCCCTTATACGCTGGGCTACACACGTGCTACAATGGGTAGTACAGAGAGTCGCAAAGCCGTGAGGTGGAGCTAATCTCAGAAAACTATTCTTAGTTCGGATTGTACTCTGCAACTCGAGTACATGAAGTTGGAATCGCTAGTAATCGCGAATCAGCAATGTCGCGGTGAATACGTTCTCGGGTCTTGTACACACCGCCCGTCACACCACGAGAGTTGGTTGCACCTGAAGTAGCAGGCCTAACCGCAAGGAGGGATGCTCCGAGGGTGTGATTAGCGATTGGGGTGAAGTCGTAACAAGGTATCCGTACGGGAACGTGCGGATGGATCACCTCCTTTCTAAGGAGAAAATGTCTTTCTCTATTCTATTGGTAATGTTCTTCAGCGCAATGCTGTTGGAGTTACTTCTGAACATTGGAAACTATATAGTAGAACAAACAAGAAAACAAAATTAACTCTAACAATTTCTTAGAGTTAGCTGTCAAAAAAAATAGGTTAAAATAATTAAGGGCACACAAAGGATGCCTAGGTAGTAAGAGCCGATGAAGGACGTGGTAAGCTGCGATAAGCCTAGATAAGTTGCAATCGAACGTAAGAGTCTAGGATTTCCGAATGGAGCAATCTATTAAGATGGAGTCTTAATACGAAAGAGGGAACCGCGTGAACTGAAACATCTAAGTAACGCGAGGAAAAGAAAGTAAAAACGATACCCAAAGTAGCGGCGAGCGAAATGGGTCAAGCCTAAACCTTAAATATGCCAAGGATACAGCCGTTGTATTTAAGGGGTTGCGGGACAGAGTGGTGAAGAACTGTAAGATATTCAATATAGTGTATCGATGAATTAGAATTGTCTGGAAAGGTGAACCGTAGAAGGTGAAAGTCCTGTATAAGTAAATCCTTACACATATAACTTTGCTCCCAAGTAACATGGAACACGAGGAATTCTGTGTGAATCAGTGAGGACCATATCTCATAAGGCTAAATACTCTTACTAACCGATAGCGCATAGTACCGTGAGGGAAAGGTGAAAAGAACCCCTGGAGGGGAGTGAAATAGAACCTGAAATTGTGTGCTTACAAGCGGTCAGAGCCCATTTGGGTGATGGCGTGCCTTTTGGAGAATGATCCTGCGAGTTACGTTAAACGGCGAGGTTAAGTATAACGGAGCCGAAGGGAAACCAAGTCTTAATAGGGCGATATAGTCGTTTGGCGTAGACGCGAAACCTGGTGATCTAAACCTGTCCAGGATGAAGCTGTGGTAAGACACAGTGGAGGTCCTAACCCACCGCCGTTGAAAAGTTGGGGGATGAGGTAGGTTTAGGGGTGAAAAGCCAATCGAACCAGGAGATAGCTCGTTCTCTCCGAAATGCATCTAGGTGCAGCCTTGAGTGTTCAATTATGGGGGTAGAGCACTGAATGATCTAGGGGCATATTGCTTACTGAAATCAATCAAACTCCGAATACCATAATTTATAGCTCAGGAGTGAGACTATGGGAGTTAACTTCCATTGTCAAAAGGGAAACAACCCAGACCACCAGCTAAGGTCCCTAATTATAACTAAGTGGGAAAGGAGGTGGAGATTCACAAACAACTAGGAGGTTGGCTTAGAAGCAGCCATACCTTTAAAGAGTGCGTAATAGCTCACTAGTCGAGAGTCTCTGCGCCGACAATGTAACGGGGCTAAGTTATAAACCGAAGCTGTGGAATCCGTAAGGATTGGTAGGAGAGCGTTCTGTAGGCCGTTGAAGGAGAAGGGTAACCGACTTTGGAGGTATCAGAAGTGAGAATGCAGGAATAAGTAGCGAGAAAGGGGGCGAGAATCCCCCTCGCCGGAAGACCAAGGTTTTCAGGGTAAAGCTTGTCTTCCCTGAGTAAGCCGGGACCTAAGCCCAGGCTATAATGCGTAGGCGAATGGAAAACAGATTAATATTTCTGTGCCAGTCATGTATTGTGATGGAGGGACGCAGAAGGGTATGCGCGCGGACGAACGGAAGTGTCCGTAGAAGTATGTAGGGTGACTTAGTAGGTAAATCCATTAAGTTAAATCTGAGGTATGATATACAGTCGTAAGATGAATGCGCAAATCCCACGCTGCCAAGAAAAGCTTCTAACGTTAATATATGACTGCCCGTACTGTAAACCGACACAGGTGGTCAGGATGAGAAATCTAAGGCGGACAGGCTAACTCTCGTTAAGGAACTCTGCAAAATAACCTCGTAACTTCGGGAGAAGAGGAGCCCTTGTGTGTTAGTATCCACGCGATACAAAGCGCACGAGGGTCGCAG
It encodes:
- a CDS encoding acetaldehyde dehydrogenase (acetylating), translated to MDRDLLSIQQVRDLVKAAKVAQKLYSTFTQEQIDRVVYAIVQEMKNHYVDLAKKANEETGFGKWEDKVIKNKFANEFVYDYIKDMKTVGILNETDTVTEVGVPMGIVAALTPSTNPTSTAIYKTLISLKAGNAVIVSPHPNAKNCVIDTVKLMQKAAVAAGAPEGLIGVIEIPTIEGTNELMKSKDTSIILATGGEAMVRAAYSSGRPAIGVGPGNGPAYIEKTANVKEAVRKIIESKTFDNGVICASEQSVIVEPCNKEAVMDEFRRQGGFFLSKEESEKLGKFILRPNGTMNPQIVGKDAQTLAKLAGLNIPSNVKVLLSEQNTVSKTNPYSREKLTTILAFYVEENAEKACERAIELLENEGEGHTLIIHSENKDIIKEFALKKPVSRMLVNVGGSLGGVGATTNLAPAFTLGCGAVGGSSTSDNITPMNLINIRRVATGVRELSDFKKDTNTNSSSSVTNSEVEEMIRRIIAEYRR
- the eutL gene encoding ethanolamine utilization microcompartment protein EutL encodes the protein MINDPLRASVLSVKLIPNVDAKMAEELNLPNGYRSIGIITADSDDVTYTALDEATKMAEVVIVYAKSFYGGAANANTKLAGEVIGIMAGPNPAEVKSGLNAAVDFIENGACFYSANEDDTVPYYAHCVSRTGSYLSKTAGVEEGAALAYLIAPPLEAMYALDAALKAADVTLAAFFGPPSETNFGGGLLTGSQSACKSACDAFAEAVKFVAQNPKKI
- a CDS encoding BMC domain-containing protein produces the protein MKALGLIETRGMVGAIVAADIALKTAQVELINKEHTKGGLVCIEFEGDVAAVKASVEAAVTAIKDLGIYVGSHVIPRPDDSVEKIIKRKNQTSKEEVIEEKTKKETKDVEEESLESTELKNIEEEIEEINEILKVSKNKKTKNKK
- a CDS encoding TIGR02536 family ethanolamine utilization protein, translated to MMNNFDENYIIELVKKELSRYLTDQGIEIKKEVYFLGDDHEIKEQLSQKFNFSESAKTLIVSQLSLKNLYNISNAVYENEYEEKIIKFLLENKEIVIIKEGIEYSKYGNIPLAVQKKYEEYLEKIKNYGIKVENKDFCINSLTQKEEVYGKKLLDLNKLKELEANGMRRIIVENSIVTSSAEEYAKEKNIEIIKRR
- a CDS encoding EutN/CcmL family microcompartment protein, which translates into the protein MLIGEVIGNVWATKKYDGLDGLKFLIVKTEDNKRMVAFDSVGAGIGEKVIISTGSSARNVLNMRDIPVDAAIIGIIDGMDEE
- the eutM gene encoding ethanolamine utilization microcompartment protein EutM; the encoded protein is MSTLNALGMIETKGLVAAVEAADAMVKAANVTLVGKELVGGGLVTVMVRGDVGAVKAATDAGAAAADRVGELISVHVIPRPHSEVELILPKSNN
- a CDS encoding ethanolamine utilization protein, yielding MVLSEDILKIKYRKEPFDVFEIEKGTLLTPSAKQFLNEKGIELVIKGEKPLVLTKSEEDNVETEEKIFYEKPKYVGKNGECYFEKPEYMTVVDGNVLISKNSKLIALRGKIETFLAEILLTGKEIELTSNNDKLIRDIETIIKFIQNIMVAEKLDKILENQTFFDSKSIKDIKEIIENPKEYFKKGHLLEISLNSDLTIHKLNRLRFLARELEIQAIDYFVEDYKVSRKDLLEAFNILSDVIYIIILKVDNGEYR